A stretch of the Chitiniphilus purpureus genome encodes the following:
- a CDS encoding GspH/FimT family pseudopilin — protein MVVPSYRNRGFTLVEALLVVAILGIIAAIALPSFADLMDRKRVESAAVEFKSLVSFAKSESIKRNADVFILATTTGSWVIRASSAASCSAGAACDLRSMTPTQHPKITLAISTGLDGTAFSAIRMLPAFAGGVTATQTATFGKSPYQLSVQITAAGITRICVPTGQPALGGYPTC, from the coding sequence ATGGTTGTTCCCAGTTACCGGAATAGAGGCTTCACGCTCGTTGAAGCGCTGTTGGTGGTCGCGATCCTGGGGATTATCGCAGCCATCGCCCTGCCTTCATTCGCCGATCTGATGGACCGGAAGCGGGTCGAATCCGCCGCCGTCGAATTCAAAAGCCTGGTCTCGTTTGCCAAGAGCGAATCCATCAAGCGCAATGCCGATGTATTCATTCTGGCGACCACCACCGGCAGCTGGGTGATACGGGCCAGCAGCGCCGCAAGTTGCTCCGCTGGCGCAGCGTGCGACCTGCGTTCGATGACACCCACCCAGCACCCCAAAATCACCCTCGCCATCAGCACAGGACTCGACGGCACGGCTTTCAGTGCAATAAGGATGCTGCCCGCGTTTGCCGGCGGCGTCACCGCCACGCAGACCGCGACGTTCGGGAAAAGTCCGTATCAATTGTCGGTGCAGATCACCGCCGCCGGTATCACCCGCATCTGCGTGCCAACCGGTCAACCTGCGCTCGGGGGATATCCGACATGTTGA
- a CDS encoding type IV pilus modification PilV family protein encodes MMKRIEGFSLIEVLVAMLMISVAAMALARYQGTMTRNTTVAAERNEAVLLGQAELEKARAIVLAGGTLGSATSTEVTGQTGVFTVARSAPSTIAVGPNPFSSVQVTISWQDTEGASQHVVMQSSLRSAVDSILGPGVTPTP; translated from the coding sequence ATGATGAAACGCATTGAAGGCTTCAGCCTGATCGAAGTCCTGGTCGCGATGTTGATGATCAGCGTGGCCGCCATGGCGCTGGCCCGCTACCAGGGGACGATGACTCGCAACACCACAGTGGCCGCCGAACGCAACGAGGCGGTACTGCTCGGACAGGCCGAGCTTGAAAAAGCACGGGCAATCGTGCTGGCCGGTGGCACGCTCGGCAGTGCCACTTCGACCGAAGTCACCGGGCAGACAGGGGTGTTCACGGTGGCGCGTAGTGCCCCTTCAACCATTGCCGTGGGGCCCAACCCCTTTTCCAGCGTGCAGGTCACGATCAGTTGGCAGGACACCGAAGGTGCGTCGCAGCATGTGGTCATGCAAAGCAGCCTGCGCAGCGCAG
- a CDS encoding pilus assembly PilX family protein: protein MNTMSTASIAHPLPRQRGAAALFVTLMLVAIATIATLYANRSAYLFQRSSVNQYQYNLALGAAEAGMNAFIAQVEADFQNINTTSTTIIEKDTGAGGATSCLPGSGASNVKFRNAYATANNQRFDGTKYFTGTYDLVSSPASGVNPALAYRVQGRLDGGVMSIISEGCMGNTGSGHNTCSGEVPRAKVRRQVKISGGISLGDTAVTIGNYGDTWQSIHVTATTAAKYPTCAVMYANSFEDYGSTSYQCKAGTCDPEDPEPSLASNLFTKIFGKSKSEIKTAAGANVYTGCPPTGTYTSKIIWLEGDVTGTCTINATNSFIVINGALKPVNFNVVGSGFVYANNVYGEGTIDIMGSIAVESTWDVAPEGQVIGSNANTRFDAANGSLAPTHAYKGSTKVTYEKVDGSGILPPELNSASKSWADF from the coding sequence ATGAACACCATGTCCACCGCCTCCATCGCACACCCTTTGCCGAGGCAACGCGGTGCCGCAGCATTGTTCGTGACACTGATGCTCGTGGCCATCGCCACCATTGCCACGCTTTACGCCAACCGCAGCGCCTATCTGTTTCAAAGATCGTCCGTCAACCAGTACCAATACAATCTGGCACTCGGTGCCGCCGAAGCAGGCATGAATGCCTTCATTGCCCAGGTGGAAGCGGATTTCCAGAACATCAACACCACCTCGACAACGATCATTGAAAAAGATACCGGTGCTGGCGGCGCCACTTCCTGCCTTCCCGGCAGTGGTGCCAGCAATGTGAAATTCAGGAACGCCTACGCGACTGCCAATAACCAGAGATTCGACGGCACCAAATATTTCACCGGCACCTATGACCTGGTCAGCAGCCCGGCCTCGGGCGTCAATCCAGCCCTTGCCTATCGCGTCCAGGGTCGGTTGGATGGCGGGGTGATGTCGATCATCAGCGAGGGCTGCATGGGCAATACCGGCAGCGGACACAATACCTGCTCGGGCGAGGTGCCGCGGGCCAAGGTCAGAAGGCAGGTCAAGATCAGTGGTGGCATCAGCCTGGGAGACACGGCAGTGACGATCGGCAATTACGGCGATACGTGGCAATCGATCCATGTGACCGCGACCACGGCTGCCAAATACCCCACCTGCGCAGTGATGTATGCCAACAGTTTCGAAGATTACGGCTCTACTTCCTACCAATGCAAGGCAGGCACTTGCGATCCAGAAGACCCAGAGCCTTCCCTTGCCTCGAATTTATTCACCAAGATCTTTGGCAAATCAAAATCCGAGATCAAAACCGCGGCGGGTGCCAATGTCTATACCGGCTGCCCACCCACCGGTACGTATACCAGCAAGATCATTTGGCTCGAAGGAGACGTTACCGGTACATGCACCATCAACGCCACCAATTCATTCATCGTCATCAATGGTGCACTTAAACCGGTCAATTTCAACGTGGTAGGCAGTGGCTTTGTCTATGCCAACAATGTCTATGGTGAAGGCACGATTGACATCATGGGCTCCATTGCTGTGGAAAGCACCTGGGACGTGGCACCGGAAGGTCAAGTCATCGGCAGCAACGCCAATACGAGATTCGATGCCGCCAACGGTAGTTTGGCACCCACCCACGCCTATAAAGGCTCAACCAAAGTCACCTATGAGAAGGTGGATGGTTCAGGCATCCTGCCACCCGAACTGAATTCGGCTTCGAAAAGCTGGGCGGATTTCTGA
- a CDS encoding PilW family protein, producing the protein MLNVHALSRQRGLSLIEIMISIVVGMFLLIAAASLGINAFNGARDSVRAVGFHGNLQDVVTIMGRELRRAGFNAAGEDDTGNDAKYFRQIWFSQTTAANSGIYRCVVFRYDRNVPTSIASAVPVAGAGTVATNEVTGLRFDATAQQAYLLTGATAINTTNCTGTGWEPLNLTSNVAITSLTFTPKPIQALDAGGNPTGAIMVESVTIDITGTDASGNTRTLSETVQLRNLPACPVSATRAGTKITKCD; encoded by the coding sequence ATGTTGAATGTGCATGCGCTGTCTCGCCAACGCGGTCTGTCGTTGATCGAGATCATGATCTCGATCGTCGTCGGCATGTTCCTGCTGATTGCGGCGGCCTCGTTGGGCATCAATGCATTCAACGGCGCTCGCGACAGCGTCCGTGCGGTCGGCTTCCATGGCAATCTGCAGGATGTCGTCACCATCATGGGGCGTGAACTGCGCCGGGCCGGGTTTAACGCGGCGGGCGAGGACGATACCGGCAACGATGCCAAGTACTTCCGCCAGATCTGGTTCTCGCAAACGACGGCCGCCAACAGCGGCATCTACCGCTGTGTCGTGTTCCGCTATGACCGCAATGTCCCGACCTCGATCGCCAGTGCGGTGCCGGTTGCAGGTGCAGGTACGGTTGCCACCAACGAGGTCACCGGGCTGCGCTTCGATGCCACCGCACAGCAGGCCTACCTGCTGACCGGTGCCACCGCCATCAATACCACCAATTGCACCGGCACCGGCTGGGAGCCCTTGAACCTGACCAGCAATGTGGCCATCACCAGTCTGACTTTCACACCAAAACCGATCCAGGCGCTGGATGCAGGGGGCAACCCGACCGGGGCGATCATGGTGGAATCGGTCACGATCGACATCACCGGCACGGATGCCAGCGGCAATACCCGTACCCTCAGTGAAACCGTGCAATTGCGCAATCTGCCGGCCTGCCCGGTTTCGGCGACCCGCGCCGGCACCAAGATAACCAAATGTGATTGA